The Terriglobales bacterium DNA window CACGGTGTTCAGCGTCTCCAACGGAAGGTTGGGCATCCAGGGGTTGCGCGTGAGGCCACCGTGCTCGTCGCTGAAGCCATTGAGCCACACCAGGCGCTCAGGTGCGACGATCTCGCGGAAGATGAATCGGGCCCACATGGCTCGGCCGTCAGGGAATTTCATGCGGTAGTGGAAAATTCCTCCGGGCTTGAGTTCATGGCGGGCGATCTCGATGCTGCTGCCAGGCGTGCCCCACCAGTGCTTAAGATGCTCGGGCTGGGTGAAGGCGTTCCACACATCTTCGCGGGACGCGTCAAATGTTCGACTGAAGACGAATTTGGTTGCTGCGTTCGCTGTCTCGGCTGACTGGGCCACGATATCACTCCTCGGACTTGGTCTTCGATCTCTTCTTTCCTGAACCCTTGCTTTTCGATTTTGTCCTGGCCGCTTGAATCTCGCGCAGGTAGGCGTCGAGCCGGTCTAAGCTCTGCTCCCAGAATCGGCGATACTCTTCGATCCAGCTTGCAGCTTCCTTCAGCGGGCCTGCTTCCAGGCGGCAGGGCCGCCACTGCGCCTCGCGGGCACGGGCGATGAGGCCGGCGCGCTCCAGCACCTTGAGGTGCTTCGACACCGCTGGCATGGACATCTCGAACGGCTTCGCTAGTTCTGTGACCGAGGTCTCGCCGAGCGCCAGCCGGGCTAGGATGGCGCGCCGAGTGGGGTCAGCGAGGGCGGCGAAGGTGGAGCTGAGCTGATCGTGCATCTTTGATAAACCAATCGGTTACATAACCGATAGGTTAAATATAAGGCAGCTCATGAGCGTTGTCAAGTAGGTTTTTCCTTTTTTAAGACATTTGGAAATTTCCCCAATCTTAACTGATTAGAAATGTCCCCTTTTTAGGTTGAGGTTGTTTGTAGACTCTTCTACGGAATCGATCAAAAAGACACACCCAAAAGACTACGATCTGGGAATACTGGCCGAAAGCGGAGGCTAGTTTCTGAAACCGGGGTGCGTGCGGGCGAGTCCAATCACGTATAACCACCCTTTGGAGATTGCACATGACCAGCAACACTTCCACAGCACTTATCACCGGAGGAACGAGCGGAATCGGTCGCGCGACCGCCATTAAACTAGCGCAGCTCGGCATCCACGTTGTAGTTGTGGGTCGCAATGAGGAACGCGGGAAGAAAACCGTCTACGAAATTCGCGCGGCAGGCGGGAAAGCGGATTTTATTTCCTCTGATCTTCGGGACGCGAACAGTGCACGCGAAGTGGCGAAAAAAGTGATCGAACTCGGAAATGGTAATGTCGATATTCTCATCAACAATGCGGGAATCTATCCGTTTGGTCCCACGCATGAAATGACCGAAGAACAGTTTGATCACGTGTTTTCAATCAATGTCAAGGTGCCTTATTTCCTGGTAGCCGAGCTTGCTCCTGGGATGGCCAAGAGAGGCAAAGGGGCAATCGTGAATCTGTCGACGATGGCTGCCGATTACGGAGCACCAGGGATGAGCCTGGACGGTGCGAGCAAGGCCGCCATTAATCTGCTGACTAAGACTTGGGCTGCCGAATACGGTCGAGCGGCGTCCGCGTGAATGCAGTCAGTCCTGGGCCTACGCGCACGGAAGGTACAGACGCGATGGGCGAGGGTCTTGAGCAGCTAGCTGCACAGGGACCGGCCGGTCGCCCAGCTACTGCCGACGAGATCGCCGAGGCGATTGTGTTCTTGGCGACGGACCGTGCCAGTTTCATTTATGGCGCAAGGCTAAACGTAGATGGAGGGCGCACCGCCATCTGAGAAATTACAGGTGACGTGAAGGCTCAGTCCTTTGCCTTCTAAAGCTCACCGCTCGGAAAGGAAAAGTCGCATGAATAGCAAACAGAAAACCTCATCCGCCCAGGCGCCTAACAAAACGCAGCCGGAGGAATTCGATTGGGTGATTCTCGGCGGCGGCACGGGATCGACAATCGCTGCTTGG harbors:
- a CDS encoding SRPBCC domain-containing protein; the encoded protein is MAQSAETANAATKFVFSRTFDASREDVWNAFTQPEHLKHWWGTPGSSIEIARHELKPGGIFHYRMKFPDGRAMWARFIFREIVAPERLVWLNGFSDEHGGLTRNPWMPNLPLETLNTV
- a CDS encoding metalloregulator ArsR/SmtB family transcription factor, encoding MHDQLSSTFAALADPTRRAILARLALGETSVTELAKPFEMSMPAVSKHLKVLERAGLIARAREAQWRPCRLEAGPLKEAASWIEEYRRFWEQSLDRLDAYLREIQAARTKSKSKGSGKKRSKTKSEE
- a CDS encoding SDR family oxidoreductase; translated protein: MTSNTSTALITGGTSGIGRATAIKLAQLGIHVVVVGRNEERGKKTVYEIRAAGGKADFISSDLRDANSAREVAKKVIELGNGNVDILINNAGIYPFGPTHEMTEEQFDHVFSINVKVPYFLVAELAPGMAKRGKGAIVNLSTMAADYGAPGMSLDGASKAAINLLTKTWAAEYGRAASA